One stretch of Anaerobacillus sp. CMMVII DNA includes these proteins:
- a CDS encoding exonuclease SbcCD subunit D, with amino-acid sequence MKFIHTADWHLGKLVHGIHMTEDQMHMLQQFVQLVAEEQPDAVIIAGDLYDRSVPPTAAVEVLHDVFYKITTELNTPILAISGNHDSAERIHFGNQLFRKSNLFIEGKPSSKPTPVQLNGVNFYLMPYAEPGTIRYLLEDQTISSHEDAMKRMVDVIEKTLNPNEPNVLVGHAFVLGGMQSDSERSLSVGGSEVVSADVFAPFQYTALGHLHSPSAIKHPTVYYSGSLMKYSFSEAKQDKSVSIVTIDEKGQVSVTYKSLKPKFDMRIIEGHLEELLDINYYQSQKVEDYLKISLLDEGALIDPIGKLRTIYPNVLHLERKIEQRDAKKNKLFQIDHSNQKGTLDLFADFYQEMTTSNFTAEKQEVITSIVDSVVGKKGVACK; translated from the coding sequence TTGAAGTTTATTCATACAGCTGATTGGCACTTAGGTAAACTTGTTCATGGAATTCATATGACAGAAGATCAAATGCACATGCTACAACAGTTTGTTCAATTAGTCGCTGAGGAACAACCTGATGCGGTAATAATAGCTGGTGATTTATATGACCGTTCTGTACCACCTACAGCGGCGGTTGAAGTTCTTCATGACGTTTTTTATAAGATCACAACAGAACTTAATACTCCAATCTTAGCGATATCAGGAAACCATGATAGTGCTGAAAGAATTCATTTTGGTAATCAACTTTTCCGAAAAAGTAATTTATTTATAGAGGGGAAACCATCTAGCAAGCCGACACCTGTTCAACTAAACGGCGTCAACTTTTATCTAATGCCATATGCTGAGCCAGGAACAATCCGATACTTACTTGAAGATCAGACTATCTCTAGCCATGAAGATGCCATGAAACGAATGGTCGATGTTATTGAGAAAACGTTAAATCCAAACGAGCCAAATGTTTTGGTTGGACACGCCTTTGTCTTAGGTGGAATGCAATCAGATTCAGAGAGAAGTTTATCAGTAGGTGGATCTGAGGTCGTGAGTGCAGATGTTTTTGCACCATTTCAATATACGGCCTTAGGGCATCTGCACAGTCCGAGTGCCATCAAGCATCCTACGGTGTACTATTCAGGATCATTAATGAAATATTCGTTTTCAGAAGCAAAACAGGATAAATCTGTTTCAATTGTTACCATTGATGAAAAAGGACAAGTATCTGTAACATATAAGAGCTTAAAGCCAAAATTTGATATGCGTATCATTGAGGGTCACTTAGAAGAGTTATTGGATATCAATTACTATCAATCGCAAAAGGTGGAGGATTATCTGAAAATATCCTTACTTGATGAAGGGGCGCTGATTGATCCAATTGGCAAACTCCGAACAATCTATCCAAATGTACTTCACTTAGAACGAAAAATTGAGCAACGTGACGCCAAGAAAAATAAGCTTTTCCAAATTGATCATAGCAATCAAAAAGGGACATTAGATTTATTTGCTGATTTTTATCAAGAAATGACAACAAGTAACTTCACAGCGGAAAAACAAGAGGTTATAACATCGATTGTTGATTCTGTTGTAGGGAAGAAAGGAGTTGCCTGCAAATGA